The following proteins are co-located in the Micromonospora coriariae genome:
- a CDS encoding PASTA domain-containing protein, with product MSDDRQEPPAGEHDDDRTRPLPPTADRSEAPPTAGPATPASGSPDETMPIDRSALTQPGTPADRTARMPAERATPPWSGRAEVRAPRPSEPSGEWYAEEQGGRRWWLPILWGVLALLLAGLLGAALWVVLAAQNDDRDDDPGSTPSLPPPSATSAAPTSAAPTSAAPTSETPSSPAATTAAAEVPVPPLAGLPQATAEGLLDRLGLTYRVVYRPSELPAGTVVGTEPDAGTRVPTDEEVLLVVSQAQPSTGTSPATPSPTVTGTG from the coding sequence ATGAGCGACGACCGCCAGGAGCCGCCCGCCGGGGAGCACGACGACGACCGGACGCGCCCGCTGCCTCCCACCGCCGACCGGTCCGAGGCGCCACCAACCGCCGGACCCGCCACCCCTGCCAGCGGGTCGCCCGACGAGACCATGCCGATCGACCGCTCCGCGCTGACGCAGCCGGGCACGCCTGCCGACCGGACCGCGCGGATGCCTGCCGAGCGGGCGACCCCGCCGTGGTCCGGGAGGGCGGAGGTACGGGCGCCCCGACCCTCCGAGCCCTCGGGAGAGTGGTACGCCGAGGAGCAGGGCGGCCGTCGCTGGTGGCTGCCGATCCTCTGGGGCGTACTCGCGCTCCTGCTCGCCGGCCTGCTCGGCGCCGCGCTCTGGGTGGTGCTCGCCGCACAGAACGACGACAGGGACGACGACCCGGGATCCACCCCGTCGCTGCCGCCACCCAGTGCCACGAGCGCCGCACCGACCAGCGCGGCCCCGACCTCGGCGGCGCCGACCAGCGAGACGCCGAGCAGCCCGGCGGCCACCACCGCGGCGGCCGAGGTGCCGGTGCCGCCGCTCGCCGGCCTGCCGCAGGCCACCGCGGAAGGGCTGCTGGACCGGCTCGGTCTGACCTACCGGGTGGTGTACCGCCCGTCCGAGCTGCCGGCGGGGACGGTGGTGGGCACCGAACCGGATGCCGGCACCAGGGTGCCCACCGACGAGGAGGTGCTGCTGGTCGTGTCCCAGGCCCAGCCCTCGACCGGGACCAGCCCGGCCACTCCGAGCCCTACTGTGACGGGCACGGGGTGA